CCATCTCCGCCTGGTGAAAATTAGCAGCACTAGCTTTTAGGGGAATACGAAAAGGGAATTTCATTTCCAGACGAACAAATACAGCTAAAATGTCGTCAAATCTGCGATTTTAATTCTGTAACCAAGGTGAAGAATACTTTACGTTCTAagtcactttttttttcttagaaaCGGAATAACTTTTCTGAAAATTATTCAAGAATCGTTAGAGGGATTGTTGTTGACAAAAGAGATTGTTTTGACAGTGAGATGACAGTTGCGGCGCGAGAGAACGGGCCCGAATTTACATCGATTGCACAACTTCGCCGCGGTGCTCCGATAtcggccaatcgatcggtAATTTTCAAATGCATCCTTTCAAAAGCACGTTTTAAATCGAAGACGGCACCATGGGAAAAGTAATGTCCATAGTTGGACGTCAAACGCAACGGTTCAATGTCGAAAACCGGGCGCAGAAAGTGATATCGCAAGCCAAACCCAAACCGGCGCCAAAGTTTGAGTCAAACCTCCGTGATCTCGAGCGAGTCCTTAAGGGTAAGGGTGGagagtttttttctttgaGTGTCCGTACGTAATAATCATTACTTCTTCCGTCCCCTTTGAAGATCATCCCGAAATCGTACAGGAACAAAGTCGCAAAGATAAAACGCTGGACGAAAACTTACGCCATGTGTACGTGACCTCGAAAGACACAATGGTACGGAGTTGCATCTTATCGggggttggaaaattggttCCTAACACTTTTTAACCCACTATAACATGTGTACTTGCAGCCTGACACAGTGGCAAACCAGCCACAGGATCCAGAAAAGCCGCTTCCGATCAATCGAACCACCGTCGAGGAGTACGAATTCGGACACCTCGAACCGAGGGCGGTAACAAGAGGTCGGTGCACGTTACGGCAAGCGGTGCAATTTATAGCGAACCACCAAATGGATCCACAGCAGTGGACGGTGGCCAAGATTGCCGAGTATTACAAAATGAAGGAGCCACTCGTGACGAACATACTCACGCACTTCAAGTCGTTCGAGGTGCATTTACCGAACAAAAATCTCGAACGACAACGGGTGCTCACGCGGGCAGCAGAGGCTGCGAAGCAAATCAAGGAGTAGAGTTTCCGCCGCTTCTGCTCTTCCGGAAGCACAGCAAATGCTAAGCATCGGTCGTCTTACGATTTGGTACCTTCTTAAAAATATAGacatttattgaaatttatcaCAGAATACATATTTTTGGTATGACGAAAATTATGGCGCATtctacacacacatacactgaaCGTAGTCTTAGAATTCGGAAGAAAACTGGGAAAAAGAACatgtagaaaaaaatgaagcagaaCGTAGTACCATCAAACGGCacggggaaaatggaaaagacGCTACGCAAAGCTGGGCTCCTTGTGGGGGTGCCTTCGCGACTTTGACGTAAAGTGAAAATGCCTCAGCCTGCTGCGAAATGCTGCCTGTGACCATTTAGTTAATCGTATTGATGATTCGATGACTTTTTTACACATACACGCAATGCGTGCCGACTCCTTTCTCCTCCTATCGTGATGATATGCGCGCTTCTAAATGTCTCCCTCTTGCTAGTTTTTACGTACTGTGTGATATATTCGCGGCTCTGTCGTACGGTCGCACTTGGTTCGACCTACTACGCTCCTGTATCTCCTCTGTatgggtgtgcgtgcgcgtatCGTATAAAGGAACCTGTAGTACGAGCAGCCTTTTGCTCTAAATCCTTCAGCTGCAATTTCGTATATCTTCAAAATTATTGTATTATTTCTCGtgtctcgacgacgacgagaagcGCGCCGGGCGCGATCTTGAAACACCGACCGATCAGCCTACTTGGGATGTTCTGTTCCGATAGCAACTCACTGGCTGGTTCGTGAGCGGAGTGCGTTCAACACACGTCCTTTGCCTTGCCTTCGGTAGTTACCTTGCAAATGCCCTAAAAGGTGAATATCGTAAGTTTTTGATCAGTTGCGCTACACACCCCTGGTAGCCCCTAGGTATTGCTGTTTGATCTTGGCTGGATGATGCTTTCTGCAAGGATTGATGCTGGCCAGCGCTGTAGTAAAACTACAATCTCTTGTTTCTCgcccttttttccttcacttcgCCACTGAGATCGCGCCACGGGGAACTAAAACTATCGGTAGAACAGGGTTAAAGTAAGatgaacttttcatttttttctgttttcctttcccattTCCATAAACATTTATAGTGATTTACACAGCAACCTCTTTTTCGCCGATACCACCATCGCGATTCTTCTACAATGGCCACGCGCGCTGCTAAGCTTATCTCTCTCTTTGGCTTTCTCAAAGTCGGCCCGTCTGCGGCTCAAAGCCTACTGCATAATGGTTCGTTGTTTGAAGATAGTTAGGATGGTGTGTTAGTTTGGCAGAAAACAAAGTAAACGAttgaaaacagaaagagagagaaggaagagaaagaaagagagagagagagtttcgTTACGCATGATAACAGTGAAATGAGAGGGCCTAAAGGGGGTTCCGTTTGGAGATTGGGGTCGCTCGAAGATTGGGGAATTCAACAGGTTCTACTACGCTAGTGGAGGatgaaaaaccaaaatatcGTTACGCGGGTGAACTGTGAAccaaaatcgaaatgaaaagagTGCTGGCTAATGATGCCCTACCGGCGGAGAAACTAAGCGTTAGGGTGGGCCAGCAAGATTTCAGAGATGGGGCCAGACAGGTGTCGAAGAACACAGATGCaacaacagagagagatagagaggaagagaaagaaaaacggagtTGGATTGGTTGGATTGTGGTGGCTCTAGATCAATGGCGGATCATCAGAATCATTACCTAACACCACGTCTTCGTAAGCtggccggcgacggtggcggttgcGGTGCAGCTGGAACCGTTGCCGTAGCCGCGACCACAGCTGGGCGCGCTTGGCCAGCAGGGCGCTGCCAATCATTATCACCACGAACGCCAGCGGGATCAGTACGCCGCCCAGGATGTGGTGGGCGCCGGGCGGCTCCCGCAACGGTAGCTGTCCCGCGTGGCCACCCTGAGGGGAAGCGGGTTCCTTCTGAGGGTTCGCAGCATTGTCTCCTCCCGTGGTGTTGCTTTCGTCAGGTAAACAGTAgggcaccgacgacgaggacgacgacgtagAGGCACCgctggtggctgtggctgtggagGAACCACCGAGCGTCGCATTCTTCCCGTGGTGGGCCGGATTTAGCCTGTACCGGAACATGCAAACGCACCGTCCCTTATCGCAAGACGCGTTCAGTGGACACTGGAGAAGTTCGTCCTCTTGACAGGCTATTGCTGAGGAAGGAACGAAAGACAACAGACATTAGTTCCAGACGGGTTGACAGGACTCCCGGCGGATTGTTGACCTACTATTAGCGTTGCCGCCACTGGCTCCGCTGCTGTTCATATtactggtgttgttgttgctgctgttgttgttggcgttcCGCGCGCTCACACTGGCACTGTCTGTAGGATTGCCGCCCTGCGTCTCGAGGATGTGCAGGGCAAAAATGCACAGCCCTAACAACGCCAACCGTCGTCGGTTGGCAGCCATGGCCTCGTCCTTTGTTGGCACGCACTACTGCTGCGCGCCTCTTCCGCTACTCGCAGatccgctgctgccaccgacaGGAACTacggtttgtttattttgcacccgaaaagtggccacagACCACCACCGTGCTGGTGGGCCACTTTACTGGTTCGCAAAAGTAGGATCGCAATTTCCACACTCCGCGTCACACGCGGATTACGCCGTGGCTGCTGCTAGCTAGTTGCCACAGGAATTCgcgttatcgttatcgtgtGGCGGGGGGGGTGAACGAAAAAGAATGGACCACTCTCTCCGTTAGGACCCGtgtctgccgccgccgctaacACCGCGCTTGCTTCGGGATTGCGTTCATAAAGGAACAGACCGAAGCGTGCGGGATCGAGCAGGAGAGCGCGAGCGAAAAAAGCGGACGGACAGAGATAGGGAGCAtctgcatttttttctttccgccgtTGACGTTTCCACGCTAGGGATGCTCACTCAGGTGCGAGCGTCGTTTCGTCCCGGCGATGTTCTATGTTATTTTCGGTGCTTGCGGTGCTTGAATTGTCGCTCGTCGTCGGACATTTGCTTATTCTGAATCTTCCTGTTTGTCACGTTAATCACGAGCAGTAAAGCTAAAGTTTACCGTTGTCTGTAACAGTGCGGGAACGTTGGAAAATGCAGATACTGCAGGTTGGGATCGGCTTAGCACGGGCAACCGGAACACGACTGGACAAGAAGTGAAGCCACCGATCCGCACCGTGCACGCACACCAGTGCGTCGCGCGGACGGTCATCTTTTTCACGGTTTCGCTCGGTTCGCCCTCGTCAGTTCGATATTTGGCCGTGTCGTACGGGCACACCGCGAATGCggttcagtttcagttttctttccaccTTTTCCCAGTCCACGGCGTTGGGTGTTTTCTTTGCGGGCAACGCTGAAAGGACTGTTGGCAAAATGTTGTCAATCGAGAGCGGAATGGCCGAAAATCACGAGTGAAAAGAACGTAAGTGTCCGTCGTACGCCGCAGCcagtgtggtggtggtgctcccgACTCCCTACTCGgcgccgacgatgacggccaACGCCAGCACGTAAAGCTATCTCATTTGCCACTCCGGGACGGTGTGCCTTTTCCACAGCCACTTTTTGTGGCCAAATGTGAATCGTTCGTGGGGCCGGCCTGTCACACGCCCGTTCCGCGAAAGCCAGCCTCGCAGTGCAGCTGTAACGAGTTTGTTTCCTCTCCTCGGACGCAACACGGCCACACCGTCCGGCTGGGTGTTACTTCGTTCGGCAACCCTCAATAGCTGGTGCGGTTCCGTGCGTGACGGATCCTGAGTCGTGTactgaagaaaaacaaatatttcaaccCGAAAAATTGGCCACCTAAGGTGCAAAAGGGAGCCTCCCATTGCGATTCTCGGATGTGTTGCTGCTTACCTTCTGCGGctctgcgtgtatgtgtgagtggaTTTGTTGCGTGATTTTTCCAATCcgtgcctgtgtatgtgtgtgtcgttgGTGTGCCCTGTGTAACGACGTAACGTGCATCGGGCCGCGGATCGGTTGATTCAATTCCCTGCCAAAGTTAATTTCTTCCCATCAACTGCTGCTCcaggatgatggtggcggaTCCATTACGTCGTGAAGAGCTGTGCTTGCTGTGATGCGCTGGCACCGCTCAAACGGGCGCTCTCTTTCCCACGCgccacctctctctctctctctctctctcgctcgcccttTGGCGATACCGATTTCGGGAGAAATGAAGCACATCGCGCTCCGGACAAAGTGAAAAAGTGTGCACTCCTCCCGCACCACAACCCGCTCGCctaatgttgttgtttttatttttccgattcGGCGGAGTGTCGCGAATCGAAGGAACACGCAACTAACCAAAAAGCGCTGCCCGTCGACGTTCGCGGGAAGCAACAATATGCCTTTTTTCACGacgttttctttctgttttccgcgCTTTCCGggaggaggagcaggaggagggtgtgtttttgtgtcgcGCGGGACGACCACGATGGAGCCATGTTCTTTGGTCtggaccggcaccggagcaggagagaaggagaaagcaTGTGGTGCGATTTTGGGGGGGGTTTGGACCTCCAATCAAGATGGATGCCTCACGGAGTGCGCCCGAGGCCCATTTTCCACGCAACCCGAATCTCTCCGGCGTTTGGTGGTGCCGGAATTTCCCGTCTCCAAATGATGTCCGCTGCGTTCCTCGGGTGCTGGAGGGTGCAAAGGCTGAGCGTTCGACATCGACCCGAGTGGGCCATGAATGTGTTCTCGCACGGGGGCGAGATTTCAGCGGTATCGTGAAATGCGGGCGCCTACTGCTGtgcaaaagtaaaacattgTGTGCAAATTGCCTCTCATCAAGTACGCCCTTTGCTGCGTGTGCGAACACGAGGTGCACGGAGCGACGGACACTCACACATGCACGCAGCTCGGAGGGTCATAAAAGAGCACAAGTGCACAAAGTTGGTGCGAAAGGCAGGCAGCGGGGCCACTGCCTGCCCCCTCCGAAAACGCGGGCACAGATGGTGCGGTGTTATGTTGAGAGCAAGGTGCTAAATGCTTGCGCTGGCCGTAAGGTGACGGCAAGAATACGTCATCCCGTCAAATGCGACGTTCCTGCTGCTGGAACTGCTCGGCATGGAGAGCCTTGCCGTCCGCGAGGGAAGGTCATTGATAGCATGGGTGATTCGCACACCACTTCCTTGCTCCCTCGCGTACACACATTGtaaaaatagcaaacaaaTCCTGCGCTCCAATGCAATATTTTCTCCCCGCGCAGTGGTAGGAGTCGTCGCGTAGTAGGCTGTGACCGCAAGAGTGCGTCAAAAACGATGTGGCTTCAAATACAGACACGCGCCAGCATAAACTCCGCACCGGTTTGGCAAGGTCCTCCGCCGCGTCCGTGTGCCCTGCTCCCACCCGCCGAGTTCTACTGTGCGCGCGATGCGTAAtcgaaatgtaaatatttatttcgaacGATTAGATCATTCGCGTGAAGATTGTCAAATGAGCACACTACTTTTCGTCGCGCCTGAAACGAACCCAGGCTTTTTTAAAAGGATAAACGGCGAATGGAGAGTGTGTGGATGTCCCACCTGAAGGCTACTGCTGCGGCTGCAAGAAAGGGTTTCGTAACAGAGTGACCGGCCTTCATAACGCCCCACTAGTAGTTAGGATGAAGATGatgagtttgttttggttttctatAACGGCGTTTACAGCCTGTACGACGGTGCTAATGGGCGAGTGCGGGCTGCACATGAGCACCAATGTTTTTTCATGAccattttttgccttttcgcttgattattgtttaattGGTGATGCAATTTCCATTAGCGATTTGGCTTGACTTCCGCTCGCGATGCCTCGTACTGCTACGCTGCGATGAAATAGGCGAAcaaaatgttggaaaatttcattagatagtaagaaaaaaagggatcgCTTAGTTTTACCAATAAGTTCCTACGTTCTTCGGTACAGATTATTCCAAACCTAATTTGGTGCAAATTATTCCTTCCGAAGGTTACTAGATCGTGTGTGCTGTTTGGACAACCACACATGACCGCCCAGTGAAAGTTGTAAATAGTGTGCTCCTCTCTTGCTCCACTGCTAGGAAGTGATTAGAAACTCCGATACAAGTTTTGATCACTTCCTGTTCGCATTAGTTTCTGTTTTACtgtaatccattattttgctttttaatACACAGCCTTTCCTATCTCTACACGGATAAAGTGAgcgatttttgttgttgtaagtTTCTCGATTTGTGGTGCCCCTGTAAATTACGGTGAAAGTGCAACTAGGCGGGTGACgcatgcccggcccggcagtgatcgagagaaggagaaaattcgtcAACCCAGTGCACCCTCGCGAAGCCCCAAGCACACGATGAAACAATGGGCGATGTTGTGAAAAgtgaattattaatttaaaacgCGGCAAGCCATCACCCTGATTACCATAAGCAATATCTGCGCACGGTGGCAGTAGCACAGTAGTGACCAGCCGACAAAAGCATTTAGAAGAAACCGGAGCAAGTAGGACACCAGCGAGGAGCATGTGTGCATTTTCTCCCGTGGCCGCCATTTTAAGTCTCCAACAGTGTTTGGCAGAGTATTTCGATAGTGTGCGCACTGGCATCGGTCCGGCCCGTTCCCGGATGTCGAAGAATTTTATGTAGTTTTGTGAGCTTCACGGACCATCACACGCGCGCACtcatcgaaaagaaaaccgatcgCGGTCCTCGTAATTCGAATCCCCGTAGACTCTGCCTGAGCGCGCAGGGGTTATCTGTGCGCTCCTTCCGGGGAGAAGAGGCACCACGATGGCGTACCAAAAGCCGGCCGATATCGACGGATACGTCACCCAGATGGCCAAGGCGGACATGCGCGTGAAGGCGCAGCTGGCCGAGGATCTGGTGCTGTACTTGAGCGATTCGGAAAACTCGATCGAATGCACCGATCTCGGGCTGCTCATTGATGGGCTCATTCCGTGGATGACCGGAAGTCACCATAAGGTAAGCATTGCAtgttcttttccttttcccactTCCTCTCTTTCGTGTAAAGAATTTATGACCCAACTTCCCAAAATGGGCCCGATCCcccaccaacgacgacgacgactgtaaagaaaaatgcgaaacattttaatgaacCACATGGTGGGACTGACGACTCCGCGATCGAATGGGGGTAAGGAGGAAGGCGATCTACGCGACGCGACCACGGACTATTATGGCCACCAGTGTCGCCAAAAAAAGGTTGTGGTTACTGGCTCTCCGGAGAGGTAAAccggggcggccaccgatggggtGGCGCGGTGACGCGATGACGATTTGAGCTTTCATTGCGACGCGGCCAACACACAACACTACACACTCTGCCCTCCTCCAGTCGGCGCAACCTTCGTTGGGGCAACTTCTCGAGAGGCCTAGCACCGCTTTAAAGGCAGCCCTCGCAGCAAACCGGTGGATTTTGGTTTCGCTTGCCGCTGAGAGGAAGTAGCTTCGCTGTGGCCGCCatgtcgtggtcgtcgtcttTTTCTCGCACCTCAAGGCCCGTGACGTGATCTAGCGCTGCGTGTCTCGCAACTTTTGCATCCCACCGCATCACTCTCCGCCCAGCCGGACTGTGTTACTGTGTGTTGGTCAAAGAGGTCTCCTGTGCACTGTTTATGGAAACGACCTGTAGCGAGAACTTGTGGTGCGAGCCTCGCCACGCAGCCACctgtactaaatctctgtcGGTCTGGTCGTTCCCATCGCGAGAAGGATCACGAGCTAGCGAGCATTCCTAATTCAAGCTCTGCGAGTTCTAGACACAGAAAGTGGCACTATCGAGGGCCTAGAGGTCAGCCACGTCGTTGTTGAACTGTATGTTGTGTTGCCCGGCTCCATCCGCGCGCCGAAGGTGGTCGTCAGCCTTCCCAAACAACCCTGAAACGGTCGGTGACAAGTGCTGATTAACCTCTCCAGCACCTTTAGAGATTCTGGCGCTTTTCagtagttttttttccaaaaatgaaacgaaattgtAATCAATAGCATAGCCTCATAAAAACAGACGCAGTTGGAAATGTGTAGGAAAGGTACCAGTGCCTGGTAGCACACTCCGTGCCCCAGGGTTTTTGAAAACTGTTTCGAACACATTTTATGACGTCAAAGTATTACATCATATAACAACAGTTGTAAACACGCCGCGAACACAAGTAGGCCTGTAAGGGGTATTTTTGTACTAATAAAGTGATGTCTTTCGGCACAGTAACTACTAGCGAAACCCACCGGGGAGTAGTGTACGAACTTTTCCAGTGGTAAATAATTGTTGCTGTAATTCAACTTAGGTACGTTACATATGGTACTGTTCAGAGGAACGCCCGGTACCATGTCGTTGCATTATCTTTGACATTTTTTCGATAAACACGACAACACATGGTCGCGCTCAACCAATCACTCTCCTGAAGGTTCCgtcaaatgaaaaatacaaACTCCCCGGCTCAAACGGGTCAACCAGGTTTTTGTCACATAAATGATACCGCATCAAAGTCATCCTTGTTTCACCGGGCGCGGAATGTGTTTATAAACACTCCGTAATCGTGGGGATACCTTTTTTCGCCGTTTGCTTCGTTTCTGGTTTATTGTGTGGTAATGAAGAGCAAGCAGATAATAGAAACATGCCCACACTCTATCTAGAACTGTAACTTGCGCCGTATCTTTACAATTACTTATCTTACATACGTTCCGCATCGAATAGTCACAGTGATACCGAGAGGTTCCTTTCAAACTGCATACCATCGTAGCAGCCGGTGACACGTACGCCCGGTGTCGCCATCGGTTGACTTTCGCTTATTTCATTAAATGTTCTAACCATCGAAAGAGAAATATTATTTAGTTACTGTACTATGAAGCGTTTTACGAAGGAGAGTGATTGTGCGATTATTTACATTTCGATTCTTTCGCCCAAAATTAAACCTCACCTTTCGACAATATTTTAGAGTTCGAACGCAAGACTCACAGTCTCAGAAAAGATCGTCGGTTAGAGCCCATTCTCTCGCTCCCTAGAAGCTGCTCCGGTGTAGATTGTCTCGACAAAGGAACAAAAGCCAACCCCCTGCAGGCCTGGTTCACAAGCGAAGGTTTGTCGATCGATCTTGCGTTTCTGTTTTAAGTTGGTCACAACCCAGTGCGGCCCAACCCCATTGGCCGACGGTGGTAGAGTTTGACATGGCCCAGTCGCGGGTCATCGATCGCGCATCACGTCGCGTGTTGTGTGCTTATGATGATTTGGTGTTTTATGATATTTTGCATCGATTCGTCAGTGGGGAGCAGCAGACGGCCTCTATCCTTGCGGTTGCGTTAGCGCTCGTCTTCCATTCCGCGATTGGCCATATTTACAAATCAACTCAATTCTCTGCTGTGGTGTGGGGGGAGGCTTAGGATTGTGGAGGACGTTGTCGCGCGTTCTTTAGTGGTTCATAGAGAGCCCCAGATGCAGCTAGCGCGCGTGGCTTGCCGCACGGCTCGCTGCATGTTGAGGAGTCGCCAGAGTTTGTAAATGGAGCGCGTCAGTCCGACTGGTCTGCGGGGGTTATTGTTGTCACTCTGTTCTTGCCAACGATTACACACTCTTAACACCCGGCCTCTGGAACTGTTAAGACACAGGCCTATCACTCCTAGTAGAagcgtgtgtgcgcgcccgcCCGCGAGATGGTTTTGCGCAAGTTCTCGTAGCACATCATCATTGGTTCAATTGAAGGAAATGGACGTATTGTAGCCCTGACATTTGTGACCCAGCCACCGAGTTGTTGTGGTTCATCAAGAGACTGCTCTGCCTGCTTCCAAGTGATCTTCTATTACGTTTTCTCCTTTCACTAACAAACCTCGACATCACTGTTGATGCTTTGCATAAATGCCAATAAATTTTactgttttcgctttcgttgtAGATCGCACAGCGCGCCCTTGAGGCGTTTACCGAGCTGATCGTTCGGTTAGGGCAGGATTTTAACGCGTACACCTCGACCATTCTGCCGCACGTGATCGACAGACTCGGCGACAGCCGTGATACGGTGCGGGAGAAGGCCCAGCTTCTGTTGCACAAGCTAATGGAGTGCCGGGTGGTGCTCCCGCAGTCCCTACTGGACAAGCTGAACGTCTGCTTTAAGCACAAGAATTCGAAGGTGCGCGAGGAGTTCCTGCAGACGATCGTCAGCACACTCAACGAGTACGGCACACAGTCGCTGTCGGTAAAGGTGTACATCCCGCCGATCGTCAGCCTGCTGGGCGATCCGTCGCCCACGGTCCGGGATGCGGCCATCCAGACGTTGGTCGAAATTTACAAACACGTCGGTGATAAACTGCGGATTGATCTGAAGAAGCGCGAAGTTCCCCCGACGAAGGTGGCCATTCTGGAGCAAAAGTTTGACGAAGCACGTAACgatgggctgctgctgccgtcggcGCTTACGGTGCCGGcctcggccggtggtggtcatgACGAGCTAGACCGAGCGGCCGTGGTCGAGCGACCGACGAGGCTAGTGAAGCGCACTCCTTCGGCGGCCACCCCACGGAAGCCATTGTTCGAATCGGGACAGCAGGGCTCGGGTGATCTAATGCTCGCGGCCGGTGCCGTTTCGGTCGATGTGTTCGAAGCGTCGTTCGAGAGCGTACCGCAGCTGACCATCTTTTCGCAGCGTGATATGGACGACCACATGAAGTCGATCAACACGCTGATCGGGGACAAGAGCGTCGACTGGGAGAAGCGCGTGGACGCGCTGAAGAAGATCCGTTCGCTGCTAATGATCAACATCCAAGGCTCGCCCACCTTCGTGCAGCAGCTGAAGGATCTATCGATCGCGTTTCTCGACATCCTGAAGGAGCTCCGGTCGCAGGTTATCCGCGAGGCGTGCATAACGCTCGCATATATGAGCAAGGTGCTGAAGAGCCGGTTGGACCAGTTCACGATCTACATCCTTCAGGAGTTGATCAACCTGATCCAGAACTCGGCCAAAGTAATCTCCTCGTCCGGCACGCTCGCACTCAAGTTCGTGATACGGTACACGCACGCCCCGAAGATCATTCCGATCCTGACGCAGAATCTCATGCTGTCCAAATCGAAAGACATTCGCAGCTCGCTCTCGGAGCTACTGATCCTGCTGTTCGAGGAGTGGCCTACGAAGGCGCTGGAAAAACACAACAGTCTGCTGCGGGAAGCACTCCGCAAGGGCATCGGCGATGCGGACAACGACGCGCGACGACACAGTAGATGGTAAGGCGCCCAGCCCGTTCGGTCGCTAACGCAGAATCGTTCATAATCGGAGATGCTTGCTTCTCGTTGCAGTGCGTTTTGGATCTTTCGAAGACACTTTCCCGAGCTGGCCGATAGTCTGTACGGGTCGCTAGACATTTCTACGCAGCGTGCCCTCGAACGGGAGCGGGACAATCTCGGAACAAACGGTACCAACTCCATGAGCGTTAGTCTGCGTGGCAGTAACAGTAGCTTGAACTCTGTCTCTGGTGGGGTGATAAGTATgtgttgaatgttttcatcATTATTTCCCTGTCccagtcccggtcccggtcccagATCATCCAGTTCGCTCCTCTGTGTCCATTACACGCGATCATAAACATCATTTCGGATACAGACATGTGGTGTTCCCCGTTCTAAAACCCGGGTTGGCAATGCTCGCGACCAAAAAGTGTTTCACAAAATCAAAGCTAACCCCCCAGAGAAAGCCAAACACGCAGAGCGTCGTAGGCTGATTAATTAGCTTCCCGCGCACACCCACCATGTCCTCCCTTTGCATCCACCCCTTGCCCAATGTGCGTATGGACTGTCCGGGCAGCAGGCGGTGCACCTTGCGAATGGCGGCTCATTTGTTTACACATAATgttgttcttttattttcgtttcattctcCTTCACTCGCTCTCGATTCTCTCAACCAACCCCAATTCCCCAACCTCATCCAAACTGACTATCTGCGCTGTGTGTCTCGTACGAATGATTCACGCATCGCATCTGTGGTTCAAccacaacataaaacaaacccatCATCGCACAAACGTCGCGAAATCGCCACCGCACATTGGTGCACTAATTCGCTGACATGTCTCAACAATGCCCAATGGCGCTC
The nucleotide sequence above comes from Anopheles bellator chromosome 1, idAnoBellAS_SP24_06.2, whole genome shotgun sequence. Encoded proteins:
- the LOC131207754 gene encoding myosin-G heavy chain-like isoform X2; the protein is MAANRRRLALLGLCIFALHILETQGGNPTDSASVSARNANNNSSNNNTSNMNSSGASGGNANTIACQEDELLQCPLNASCDKGRCVCMFRYRLNPAHHGKNATLGGSSTATATSGASTSSSSSSVPYCLPDESNTTGGDNAANPQKEPASPQGGHAGQLPLREPPGAHHILGGVLIPLAFVVIMIGSALLAKRAQLWSRLRQRFQLHRNRHRRRPAYEDVVLVSPPVGHH
- the LOC131207754 gene encoding myosin-G heavy chain-like isoform X1, which produces MAANRRRLALLGLCIFALHILETQGGNPTDSASVSARNANNNSSNNNTSNMNSSGASGGNANTIACQEDELLQCPLNASCDKGRCVCMFRYRLNPAHHGKNATLGGSSTATATSGASTSSSSSSVPYCLPDESNTTGGDNAANPQKEPASPQGGHAGQLPLREPPGAHHILGGVLIPLAFVVIMIGSALLAKRAQLWSRLRQRFQLHRNRHRRRPAYEDVVLGNDSDDPPLI
- the LOC131207770 gene encoding protein NDUFAF4 homolog — its product is MGKVMSIVGRQTQRFNVENRAQKVISQAKPKPAPKFESNLRDLERVLKDHPEIVQEQSRKDKTLDENLRHVYVTSKDTMPDTVANQPQDPEKPLPINRTTVEEYEFGHLEPRAVTRGRCTLRQAVQFIANHQMDPQQWTVAKIAEYYKMKEPLVTNILTHFKSFEVHLPNKNLERQRVLTRAAEAAKQIKE